The following coding sequences are from one Pseudobacteroides sp. window:
- a CDS encoding response regulator transcription factor translates to MITVLLVDDHKSILSGTKLLLEENEMEVTTCYTGIDALDILSRQSFDVCIYDLKMPDMDGLMLTKRTLEIHPDAVILIYSGEDIASNFNILIKTGVSGVIDKACSDKHFIAAIKMALEKMVVLPLELVKNLQVVSANNQQYVDDTRVESLTQQEVDVLFLASKGKTNKEIADELNLAQRSVEYHLSHIYKKLNVTSRVHAIRKAIELNIINN, encoded by the coding sequence ATGATTACGGTTTTACTTGTTGATGATCACAAATCGATTTTATCCGGGACAAAGCTGCTGCTTGAGGAAAACGAAATGGAAGTTACCACTTGTTATACAGGTATAGATGCTCTGGATATTCTTTCAAGGCAAAGCTTTGATGTCTGTATTTATGATTTAAAAATGCCGGACATGGATGGATTGATGCTGACCAAAAGAACTCTGGAAATTCACCCTGATGCGGTTATCTTAATCTATTCAGGTGAAGATATTGCTTCAAATTTTAATATTCTTATAAAAACCGGCGTTAGTGGGGTAATTGACAAAGCTTGCAGCGATAAGCATTTTATCGCAGCTATTAAAATGGCCTTGGAGAAGATGGTAGTTCTGCCCCTTGAGTTGGTAAAAAATCTTCAGGTAGTAAGTGCAAATAATCAGCAATATGTCGACGATACAAGGGTTGAGAGTTTGACGCAGCAAGAGGTAGATGTATTGTTTTTAGCATCCAAAGGAAAAACAAACAAAGAGATTGCCGATGAGTTAAATCTTGCACAGAGGAGTGTTGAGTATCATCTGAGCCATATTTATAAGAAATTGAATGTAACAAGCAGGGTTCATGCCATACGTAAAGCAATAGAGCTCAATATTATTAACAACTAA
- a CDS encoding TraB/GumN family protein, translating into MKKIGKLRLVLLSLAMVISMQINTFSAEQVQPEAKTLEQPSAWAAEGVRWSSVYGLVDKELLSKYQANITRLELYDVGVNLYEKITGKTVKPVQKSPYTDASSIEVLKACSIKILGGKGKLEPKKAATRMDVATVIYKTIKAAQPSFNFKTDIKLNHKDAAKISSTLLDMIKYVYSKDILKGKTNNMLGLNSPCTRQELMVVASRAYEFSIYESGKASKGAFWKVSDADSTVYLLGSIHIADSSTYPFSKDILNAFQTSDILVLEADMTKSTQNEEIQYMQQKMVYQDDNTLDKNIPEELYTRFVEMLKPHGIPEAIVKKYKPWSAALLVQNLTLAQSNMDASLGIDLFFTSKATNNKEIIEIEGIKFQADLLDSFSNELQIKFLSGVLGTEQETKEQVESVKGMLRAWKEGNMSDLEKFFESGNDSSKEIKEFNEKLFTSRNNNMTKKVKEYLADPSKKTYFVVVGAGHMIGETGIATQLKSGYTVEQIK; encoded by the coding sequence ATGAAAAAGATAGGGAAACTAAGATTAGTATTATTATCACTGGCTATGGTTATTTCAATGCAAATCAATACTTTTTCAGCCGAGCAGGTTCAGCCTGAGGCTAAAACTTTAGAACAGCCAAGTGCATGGGCTGCTGAAGGAGTTAGGTGGTCCTCCGTTTATGGCCTTGTAGATAAGGAACTCTTGTCAAAGTACCAGGCAAATATAACCAGGCTGGAGCTATATGACGTAGGTGTAAATTTATATGAGAAAATAACAGGTAAAACAGTAAAGCCTGTACAAAAAAGTCCATATACAGATGCAAGCAGTATTGAGGTATTGAAGGCTTGCTCAATCAAAATATTGGGGGGAAAAGGCAAACTTGAACCTAAAAAAGCTGCAACAAGAATGGATGTAGCTACTGTTATATATAAGACCATAAAAGCTGCTCAACCAAGCTTCAATTTCAAAACAGACATTAAGCTTAACCATAAGGATGCCGCCAAAATATCCTCTACTTTATTGGACATGATAAAATATGTTTATTCTAAGGATATACTAAAAGGCAAAACAAATAACATGCTGGGACTTAATTCACCATGTACCAGACAGGAGCTTATGGTAGTCGCAAGCAGAGCATATGAGTTTTCCATATATGAATCAGGCAAAGCCTCAAAAGGTGCTTTCTGGAAAGTAAGTGATGCAGACAGCACTGTTTATTTGTTAGGTTCAATCCATATAGCAGATTCATCAACATATCCATTTTCCAAAGATATATTGAATGCATTCCAAACTTCTGACATACTGGTTCTTGAAGCAGATATGACAAAGTCAACCCAGAATGAAGAAATTCAGTATATGCAGCAAAAGATGGTATATCAGGACGATAACACACTTGATAAAAATATACCCGAAGAATTATATACCCGATTTGTTGAAATGCTTAAGCCTCACGGCATACCTGAAGCAATAGTTAAAAAATACAAGCCATGGTCTGCTGCCTTACTTGTACAGAACTTAACGCTTGCTCAATCCAACATGGATGCATCACTTGGAATAGATTTGTTCTTTACATCAAAAGCAACAAATAACAAAGAAATCATTGAGATAGAGGGAATAAAATTCCAGGCGGATCTCCTTGATTCTTTCTCTAATGAACTCCAGATTAAATTCTTAAGCGGGGTACTTGGTACAGAACAGGAAACCAAAGAGCAGGTTGAATCGGTGAAAGGTATGTTGAGGGCGTGGAAAGAGGGCAATATGTCAGACTTGGAAAAGTTTTTTGAGTCAGGAAATGACAGTTCGAAAGAAATAAAAGAATTTAATGAAAAGCTATTCACTTCTAGAAATAATAATATGACCAAAAAAGTAAAGGAATACCTTGCTGATCCCTCCAAAAAAACATATTTTGTAGTTGTAGGTGCAGGGCATATGATTGGTGAAACCGGAATCGCTACACAATTAAAGAGCGGGTATACAGTAGAACAAATCAAATAA
- a CDS encoding signal peptidase II — MAIILILVIIDLLIKTIVYFNFMDTHIKFFGGWMGIVPTINREQSSMLYSETSIGIETTTVLINILILTALFFIYYRFVKTGYMNLHIKVIIAMFISGSICLLIDKVVLGGSLDYVFIKNWVFDLNDMYLYASLFYMIIYLLKSGNFPKKGNIRMHKKLPWNQ, encoded by the coding sequence ATGGCGATAATATTAATATTGGTTATCATTGATTTACTAATCAAAACCATAGTATATTTTAACTTTATGGATACACATATAAAGTTTTTCGGAGGATGGATGGGAATTGTTCCGACTATAAATCGGGAACAGTCCTCAATGCTTTACTCCGAAACGAGCATTGGAATAGAAACAACTACCGTGCTGATAAATATACTTATATTGACTGCCCTGTTCTTTATTTATTATCGATTTGTAAAGACAGGATATATGAATTTACATATTAAGGTTATTATTGCCATGTTTATATCGGGTAGTATTTGCTTGCTCATCGATAAGGTAGTATTAGGAGGAAGTCTGGATTATGTATTTATAAAAAATTGGGTTTTTGATTTAAATGACATGTATCTTTATGCTTCACTTTTTTATATGATAATCTACCTTTTAAAGTCTGGTAATTTCCCTAAAAAGGGAAATATTCGCATGCATAAAAAACTACCTTGGAATCAATAA
- a CDS encoding HAMP domain-containing sensor histidine kinase, with translation MAKAKLKLFLGILLTLPVIYSFLFLPLTPNAWKTRAESITYFRVLSVWTIPYLFTATGIMIYSTYKEKRPRLKIQKKFTLTLVIPAVISSSLNYLLLRSFGILHAWKFNYPVLMVLFGFFLYFGVKYGVMGIKLTFYKQHLESSIKSISSGIEMLNHSLKNEVLKIAMSSSNIKSSTNGKNPDIEDINQNLEVIDSSVSYLKGMIKRIQSFSKEITLEESINNMSLILEDALNNSSNNINAKEITIIKNYRYEVVLKCDRFHIVEILSNIINNACEAMASAGEIVLTIEKSKNAFNIIISDNGTGIDSDTMSHIFEPYFTTKDKHLNFGLGLSYCYLVMSKHNGSLDIISGEGEGTTVILSLPSYRILEIKDQNTTKTRKSSCF, from the coding sequence GAAAGCATAACATATTTCAGAGTACTTTCTGTTTGGACAATCCCTTACCTGTTTACAGCCACCGGCATTATGATATATTCAACCTACAAGGAAAAACGTCCTCGCTTAAAAATCCAGAAAAAATTCACCCTTACATTAGTTATTCCTGCCGTTATATCATCCAGCTTGAATTATTTACTATTAAGATCATTCGGCATTCTGCATGCATGGAAATTTAATTATCCGGTGTTGATGGTTTTATTTGGCTTTTTTCTCTACTTCGGGGTCAAGTATGGAGTAATGGGTATTAAGCTTACATTTTACAAACAACATTTGGAAAGTTCTATAAAAAGTATATCATCAGGTATAGAGATGTTAAATCATTCACTAAAGAACGAGGTTCTAAAAATCGCCATGTCATCATCCAATATAAAATCTTCTACCAACGGAAAAAATCCTGATATTGAAGATATAAACCAAAATCTGGAGGTTATAGACAGCTCAGTCTCCTATCTGAAAGGCATGATAAAACGCATTCAGAGTTTTTCCAAGGAGATAACTCTGGAAGAGAGTATAAATAATATGTCATTAATTTTAGAAGATGCTTTGAACAATTCCAGTAACAACATTAATGCAAAAGAAATCACTATAATTAAAAATTACCGATATGAAGTAGTTTTGAAATGCGATAGGTTCCATATTGTTGAAATCTTATCCAACATAATAAACAACGCCTGTGAGGCTATGGCAAGTGCGGGAGAAATTGTGCTAACCATAGAAAAAAGCAAAAATGCATTCAACATTATCATCAGCGATAACGGTACTGGTATTGACAGTGACACGATGTCCCATATATTTGAACCTTATTTTACGACCAAAGACAAGCACCTTAACTTTGGATTGGGTTTATCTTATTGTTATCTTGTTATGAGCAAGCACAACGGAAGCCTGGATATTATTAGCGGAGAAGGAGAAGGGACAACTGTAATCTTGTCCCTTCCTTCATATAGAATTCTAGAAATTAAAGACCAAAATACCACAAAGACTCGAAAGTCATCCTGTTTTTAA
- a CDS encoding dockerin type I domain-containing protein → MIKLKKVIPAAYMLLITSQFLHPIQLPIHTQSNTVYSLNGTITPATTQQSSTTATPSLTLASTATPANATIFTPASTTTPTSTQTPTPTQTPTNSIPVTQSSFPTVQPTNTPENHNVIIEGWFKGNKNEDRQEFKIDVYEGYNQTPIFKSYTNPNGYFKLGFNTNTKYILKVYKPDSKYLPRVYKLSLTGSLRIGSLSTPEVMYWGDLNNDEVVNMADFVLQTAHFNLTSSNPQFNPDSDMNSDGVVNTADVIQLGKLFNVLPESLGKKIYLEGDAKTCYDPSGWYSIEDTELNLNGHKLNVYGSLSFRSTTLANSAGSTLNINGGTLDISGDLNFGQPGYYDSLVMKKEEGRLIIGRGFIFATAIDHEGILTAGTLVIKGDYFNVNDESNNKAFYASGNHKILLSGPGRKVIKLASDDPKRNRRANIIQVPHNSQFEIWPSNAYNCIVYLSGE, encoded by the coding sequence ATGATAAAACTAAAAAAAGTAATACCCGCTGCATATATGTTATTAATTACATCACAATTTCTACACCCTATACAATTACCAATACATACACAAAGCAATACAGTTTATTCCTTAAACGGAACGATTACTCCAGCAACTACACAGCAAAGCAGTACTACTGCTACCCCTAGTTTAACTTTGGCTTCAACAGCTACACCTGCAAATGCAACAATATTTACACCTGCATCTACTACCACACCTACATCAACACAGACACCCACACCAACACAGACACCCACTAATTCAATACCTGTTACGCAATCATCTTTCCCCACTGTTCAACCTACGAATACACCTGAAAACCATAATGTTATAATTGAGGGTTGGTTTAAAGGTAATAAAAACGAAGATCGTCAAGAATTTAAGATTGATGTATATGAAGGTTATAACCAAACCCCTATCTTTAAAAGCTATACCAACCCAAATGGCTATTTCAAGCTGGGATTCAACACAAATACAAAGTATATTTTAAAGGTTTATAAGCCAGACAGCAAATATCTACCAAGGGTTTATAAGTTAAGTCTGACCGGAAGCCTCAGGATTGGCTCACTGTCTACACCCGAAGTAATGTACTGGGGTGATTTGAATAATGATGAAGTAGTAAATATGGCCGATTTTGTATTGCAAACAGCTCATTTTAATCTCACTTCTTCCAATCCCCAGTTTAACCCGGATTCCGACATGAATTCCGACGGAGTTGTCAACACTGCAGATGTTATACAACTTGGCAAACTCTTCAACGTTTTACCTGAAAGTCTAGGTAAAAAAATCTATCTTGAAGGTGATGCCAAAACATGTTATGACCCAAGCGGTTGGTACAGCATTGAAGATACTGAATTAAACCTAAATGGCCATAAACTAAACGTATATGGCAGCCTTTCTTTTAGGTCAACAACCCTTGCAAATAGTGCAGGCAGTACACTGAATATAAACGGAGGCACTTTGGATATATCAGGTGATTTGAATTTCGGTCAACCAGGATACTATGATTCCCTAGTTATGAAAAAAGAAGAGGGAAGGCTGATAATAGGCAGGGGATTTATATTTGCTACTGCTATTGATCATGAAGGCATTCTAACTGCCGGAACGTTAGTGATTAAAGGCGATTACTTTAATGTTAATGACGAATCCAACAATAAGGCATTTTATGCATCAGGAAACCATAAAATATTGCTTTCAGGGCCAGGTAGAAAAGTAATAAAGCTAGCTTCCGATGATCCAAAAAGAAACCGCAGGGCAAATATTATACAGGTTCCACATAACTCCCAATTTGAAATATGGCCTTCCAATGCATACAACTGCATTGTATACCTATCAGGTGAATGA
- a CDS encoding response regulator transcription factor has translation MLLQKYCEIVLDEYKKYKRDEQLKDLTNSEKEVFSYLEKGYSYSQIQETLYKSRNTVKTQIRSILSKMKVKTYKDAVKKVKTGGLKTG, from the coding sequence ATGCTGTTACAGAAATACTGTGAAATAGTTCTCGATGAATATAAAAAGTACAAGAGAGATGAACAGTTAAAAGATCTGACCAATTCGGAGAAGGAAGTGTTTTCATACCTTGAGAAGGGCTACTCCTATTCTCAGATACAAGAAACCCTGTATAAATCACGTAACACTGTAAAAACTCAGATAAGAAGTATATTATCCAAGATGAAGGTGAAAACATATAAGGATGCAGTTAAAAAAGTAAAAACAGGCGGCTTAAAAACAGGATGA
- a CDS encoding response regulator transcription factor: MSKIRVAIVEDDHSWINAMVSFLKKHEDIIVVGTAKSEAASLAKSLDIDVLLMDINLNGNKCDGIYAVTEIL, translated from the coding sequence ATGAGCAAAATTCGAGTAGCAATTGTTGAAGATGACCATAGTTGGATTAATGCAATGGTTAGTTTTTTGAAAAAGCATGAAGATATAATTGTTGTGGGGACAGCTAAATCTGAAGCTGCAAGCCTTGCAAAAAGTTTGGATATTGATGTACTGCTTATGGACATAAATCTAAACGGAAACAAATGTGATGGGATTTATGCTGTTACAGAAATACTGTGA